One stretch of Oncorhynchus clarkii lewisi isolate Uvic-CL-2024 chromosome 3, UVic_Ocla_1.0, whole genome shotgun sequence DNA includes these proteins:
- the LOC139388591 gene encoding neuronal pentraxin-1-like isoform X2: MGHKCIFKPSSLQTLILSTILLFISPTSAMPGPDYGGHPRFICIPVPADTDPACFPSGGPVMVPSGAGHHTPPVGPPNNNDWWGMTEEAKTTILHLRESLVQQKETILDMRETIRELTAKLTLCEGSGPGIVAHNDHHEPPSHHGGAVSHLPYADNGHHDNQQGHHGNNNHALDAAGRYPGNGGHHSDSGHNNRGKDKHATSEDMISSKSPEELGRMLQALKERMDNLQSRNTSTTYSSSLKELLQRKISALEQQMHHTAAALSSSPNHHDDSDHHDDGHHEDHDDDGHHDDSHHDDHPDDHHDDGQHDNEADSHGYLQRTGYHIPGPRAGLHSNNKLDSLLNNLHHTGTNSRKKTKNPDAFQIGFPMRTNYMYGKVKTTLLHKIFALTLCLWIKGGAGPGLGTPFSYSVPGQANELVLIEWGNNPMELLVDDKAVTLPLSISDGKWHHVCVTWSTRDGEWEAYQDGVKRGSGENLSAWHPIKPGGVFILGQEQDTLGGRFDATQAFMGDISDLQMWANVLTAHDIYSLASCNSHLSGDVITWSENLVELHGGVTKYPFDPCH, from the exons ATGGGACACAAGTGCATCTTTAAACCCTCGTCGTTACAAACACTCATCCTCTCCaccatcctcctcttcatctcccctaCCTCTGCCATGCCAGGGCCTGACTATGGAGGCCACCCGCGATTCATCTGCATTCCCGTCCCTGCCGATACCGACCCTGCCTGCTTCCCCTCTGGGGGGCCAGTCATGGTGCCTAGCGGGGCAGGACACCACACGCCTCCTGTAGGGCCCCCAAACAATAATGACTGGTGGGGAATGACAGAGGAGGCTAAAACCACTATTTTACACCTGAGAGAGAGCCTGGTGCAGCAAAAAGAGACCATCCTGGATATGAGAGAGACCATCAGGGAGCTGACCGCCAAGCTCACCCTGTGTGAGGGCTCTGGGCCGGGCATCGTGGCTCACAACGACCACCATGAACCTCCATCTCATCACGGAGGGGCTGTCAGCCATCTACCTTACGCTGACAACGGTCACCATGACAACCAGCAGGGTCACCATGGAAACAACAACCATGCTTTGGATGCAGCCGGACGCTACCCTGGGAATGGGGGGCACCATTCGGACAGTGGGCATAACAACAGGGGGAAGGATAAACACGCAACATCAGAGGATATGATATCATCAAAATCGCCGGAAGAACTGGGCAGGATGCTGCAGGCCCTTAAAGAGAGAATGGATAACCTGCAG TCAAGGAACACCTCCACCACCTACTCCAGCTCTCTGAAGGAGCTCCTCCAGAGGAAAATCAGTGCTCTGGAGCAGCAGATGCACCACACCGCTGCTGCCCTCAGCAGCAGCCCCAATCACCATGACGACAGCGATCACCACGATGacgggcaccatgaagaccacgACGATGACGGGCATCACGACGACAGTCACCATGACGACCACCCCGATGATCACCATGACGATGGGCAACACGACAACGAGGCAGAtagccatggttacctgcaaagaACGGGTTATCACATACCAGGGCCCAGGGCTGGCCTGCACTCCAACAACAAATTGGACTCTCTACTGAATAACCTGCACCACACAGGTACCAACAGCAGGAAGAAGACCAAGAACCCTGATGCCTTCCAGATCGGTTTCCCCATGAGAACCAACTACATGTACGGGAAGGTGAAGACGACCCTCCTCCACAAGATCTTTGCCCTCACCCTGTGTCTGTGGATAAAGGGGGGCGcaggccccgggctggggacccccTTCTCCTACTCTGTACCAGGACAGGCCAACGAACTGGTGCTGATCGAGTGGGGCAACAACCCCATGGAGCTGTTGGTGGATGACaag GCAGTGACTCTGCCCCTTTCTATCAGCGATGGAAAGTggcaccatgtgtgtgtgacgtgGTCGACGAGGGACGGTGAGTGGGAGGCGTACCAGGACGGGGTGAAGAGGGGCTCTGGGGAGAACCTGTCCGCATGGCATCCCATCAAACCTGGAGGGGTCTTCATCCTCGGACAGGAACAG gacACTCTGGGAGGTCGTTTCGATGCCACGCAGGCGTTTATGGGGGACATCTCTGACCTCCAGATGTGGGCTAATGTCCTCACGGCCCATGACATCTACAGCCTGGCCTCCTGCAACAGCCACCTCAGTGGGGACGTCATCACCTGGTCCGAGAACCTGGTGGAGCTCCACGGAGGGGTCACCAAGTACCCCTTTGACCCCTGTCACTAA
- the LOC139388591 gene encoding neuronal pentraxin-1-like isoform X1 produces the protein MGHKCIFKPSSLQTLILSTILLFISPTSAMPGPDYGGHPRFICIPVPADTDPACFPSGGPVMVPSGAGHHTPPVGPPNNNDWWGMTEEAKTTILHLRESLVQQKETILDMRETIRELTAKLTLCEGSGPGIVAHNDHHEPPSHHGGAVSHLPYADNGHHDNQQGHHGNNNHALDAAGRYPGNGGHHSDSGHNNRGKDKHATSEDMISSKSPEELGRMLQALKERMDNLQQSRNTSTTYSSSLKELLQRKISALEQQMHHTAAALSSSPNHHDDSDHHDDGHHEDHDDDGHHDDSHHDDHPDDHHDDGQHDNEADSHGYLQRTGYHIPGPRAGLHSNNKLDSLLNNLHHTGTNSRKKTKNPDAFQIGFPMRTNYMYGKVKTTLLHKIFALTLCLWIKGGAGPGLGTPFSYSVPGQANELVLIEWGNNPMELLVDDKAVTLPLSISDGKWHHVCVTWSTRDGEWEAYQDGVKRGSGENLSAWHPIKPGGVFILGQEQDTLGGRFDATQAFMGDISDLQMWANVLTAHDIYSLASCNSHLSGDVITWSENLVELHGGVTKYPFDPCH, from the exons ATGGGACACAAGTGCATCTTTAAACCCTCGTCGTTACAAACACTCATCCTCTCCaccatcctcctcttcatctcccctaCCTCTGCCATGCCAGGGCCTGACTATGGAGGCCACCCGCGATTCATCTGCATTCCCGTCCCTGCCGATACCGACCCTGCCTGCTTCCCCTCTGGGGGGCCAGTCATGGTGCCTAGCGGGGCAGGACACCACACGCCTCCTGTAGGGCCCCCAAACAATAATGACTGGTGGGGAATGACAGAGGAGGCTAAAACCACTATTTTACACCTGAGAGAGAGCCTGGTGCAGCAAAAAGAGACCATCCTGGATATGAGAGAGACCATCAGGGAGCTGACCGCCAAGCTCACCCTGTGTGAGGGCTCTGGGCCGGGCATCGTGGCTCACAACGACCACCATGAACCTCCATCTCATCACGGAGGGGCTGTCAGCCATCTACCTTACGCTGACAACGGTCACCATGACAACCAGCAGGGTCACCATGGAAACAACAACCATGCTTTGGATGCAGCCGGACGCTACCCTGGGAATGGGGGGCACCATTCGGACAGTGGGCATAACAACAGGGGGAAGGATAAACACGCAACATCAGAGGATATGATATCATCAAAATCGCCGGAAGAACTGGGCAGGATGCTGCAGGCCCTTAAAGAGAGAATGGATAACCTGCAG CAGTCAAGGAACACCTCCACCACCTACTCCAGCTCTCTGAAGGAGCTCCTCCAGAGGAAAATCAGTGCTCTGGAGCAGCAGATGCACCACACCGCTGCTGCCCTCAGCAGCAGCCCCAATCACCATGACGACAGCGATCACCACGATGacgggcaccatgaagaccacgACGATGACGGGCATCACGACGACAGTCACCATGACGACCACCCCGATGATCACCATGACGATGGGCAACACGACAACGAGGCAGAtagccatggttacctgcaaagaACGGGTTATCACATACCAGGGCCCAGGGCTGGCCTGCACTCCAACAACAAATTGGACTCTCTACTGAATAACCTGCACCACACAGGTACCAACAGCAGGAAGAAGACCAAGAACCCTGATGCCTTCCAGATCGGTTTCCCCATGAGAACCAACTACATGTACGGGAAGGTGAAGACGACCCTCCTCCACAAGATCTTTGCCCTCACCCTGTGTCTGTGGATAAAGGGGGGCGcaggccccgggctggggacccccTTCTCCTACTCTGTACCAGGACAGGCCAACGAACTGGTGCTGATCGAGTGGGGCAACAACCCCATGGAGCTGTTGGTGGATGACaag GCAGTGACTCTGCCCCTTTCTATCAGCGATGGAAAGTggcaccatgtgtgtgtgacgtgGTCGACGAGGGACGGTGAGTGGGAGGCGTACCAGGACGGGGTGAAGAGGGGCTCTGGGGAGAACCTGTCCGCATGGCATCCCATCAAACCTGGAGGGGTCTTCATCCTCGGACAGGAACAG gacACTCTGGGAGGTCGTTTCGATGCCACGCAGGCGTTTATGGGGGACATCTCTGACCTCCAGATGTGGGCTAATGTCCTCACGGCCCATGACATCTACAGCCTGGCCTCCTGCAACAGCCACCTCAGTGGGGACGTCATCACCTGGTCCGAGAACCTGGTGGAGCTCCACGGAGGGGTCACCAAGTACCCCTTTGACCCCTGTCACTAA